In one window of Serinus canaria isolate serCan28SL12 chromosome 18, serCan2020, whole genome shotgun sequence DNA:
- the CBX2 gene encoding chromobox protein homolog 2, giving the protein MEELSSVGEQVFAAECILSKRLRKGKLEYLVKWRGWSSKHNSWEPEENILDPRLLLAFQKKEHEKEVQNRKRGKRPRGRPRKNVEPEMPAKSKSSSSSSSTSSSSSSSEEEDESDLEAKRGPRSRETHPVPQKKAQILVAKPDMKDASRKKRGRKPLPPEQKAARRTVNLTKVLKTSRKEAGGSAKLVGKLQPQHSTQGSGMAMLKDPPGALAGLSSGGSSGENLPNMMKSGSASPSQAISWQSSIVHYMNRMSQSQNAAESSALGRLALKAQAASKGNLGLDLKMRSQKSSGELGLNAQGPKTAKASGSSAGGDQKSGFAAGGQMLLNGSKAPSSSSGASSQAASSQELNLQALNLQSVRNGPSTASGSSVPRHLCGSLAKGSAGSTATAGAKGAGGAKGGVAGAGLNAAAAAALPGGDGGKSKKQTQRAGDRDSAKGGSAGAPEGQAAAKSRKASALSEASTGEDTSSDSDQDSASLPGVGQNMSVSIQTSQDWKPTRSLIEHVFVTDVTANLITVTVKESPTSVGFFNLRQY; this is encoded by the exons atggaggagctgagcagcGTGGGAGAGCAGGTCTTCGCCGCCGAGTGCATCCTCAGCAAGCGGCTCCGCAAG GGCAAGCTGGAGTACCTGGTCAAGTGGCGAGGCTGGTCCTCCAA GCACAACAGCTGGGAGCCTGAGGAGAACATCCTGGACCCCCGGCTGCTCCTGGCTTTCCAAAAGAA GGAGCACGAGAAAGAAGTGCAGAATCGGAAAAGGGGCAAGCGGCCCCGGGGCAGGCCCAGGAAGAACGTG GAACCAGAGATGCCTGCGAAAAGTAAGTCGAGtagctcctcttcctccacatcctcctcttcctcctcctccgagGAAGAGGATGAGAGTGATCTGGAAGCAAAGAGAGGTCCCCGCAGCAGAGAGACACACCCAGTGCCACAGAAGAAAGCTCAGATCCTGGTGGCCAAGCCCGACATGAAAGATGCTTCCAGGAAGAAGCGTGGCCGGAAACCCCTTCCcccagagcagaaagcagctcGAAGGACTGTGAACCTGACAAAGGTGCTGAAAACGTCCCGGAAGGAGGCGGGGGGCAGTGCCAAGCTGGtggggaagctgcagccccagcacagcacgCAGGGCTCAGGCATGGCCATGCTGAAGGACCCACCGGGCGCCttggctgggctcagctcagggGGCTCCTCAGGGGAGAACCTGCCCAACATGATGAAGAGCGGCTCAGCGAGCCCCAGCCAGGCCatcagctggcagagctccatCGTGCACTACATGAACAGGATGTCCCAAAGCCAGAACGCGGCCGAGAGCTCggccctgggcaggctggcacTGAAGGCACAGGCAGCCAGTAAGGGCAACTTAGGGCTGGACTTGAAAATGAGGAGCCAGaagagctctggggagctggggctgaatGCACAGGGACCCAAAACTGCAAAGGCTTCCGGCAGCAGCGCCGGAGGGGACCAGAAATCGGGGTTTGCTGCTGGAGGCCAGATGCTGCTCAACGGCAGCAAGGCACCATCGAGCTCATCTggggccagcagccaggcagcctccagccaggagctgaaccTGCAGGCTCTGAACCTGCAGAGTGTCAGAAACGGGCCGAGCACGGCCAGCGGGAGCAGCGTGCCCCGGCACCTCTGCGGCTCCCTGGCCAAGGGCTCCGCTGGCAGCACGGCCACCGCGGGTGCCAAGGGCGCTGGCGGTGCCAAGGGCGGTGTGGCGGGGGCCGGGCTGaacgctgctgctgctgctgcactgccgGGGGGGGATGGAGGCAAGAGCAAGAAGCAGACACAGCGGGCAGGTGACAGGGACTCGGCCAAAGGGGGCTCAGCGGGCGCTCCAGAGGGACAGGCGGCCGCCAAGAGCCGCAAAGCCTCCGCCCTGTCCGAAGCGAGCACCGGCGAGGACACCAGCTCGGATTCGGACCAGGATTCAGCTTCCCTCCCAGGCGTGGGTCAGAACATGTCTGTGTCCATCCAGACCAGCCAGGACTGGAAACCCACCCGCAGCCTGATTGAGCACGTCTTTGTCACCGATGTCACCGCTAACCTGATCACAGTGACGGTCAAGGAGTCCCCCACCAGCGTCGGGTTTTTCAACCTGCGGCAATACTGA